Within the Luoshenia tenuis genome, the region CTGAACAGATCCAGCTCCCGGCCCAGTTTGCGGTGGTCGCGCTTTTTAGCCTCCTCTAGGCGGAATAGATACGCGTCCAGCTCGCTCTTTTTATCAAAAGCCGTGCCGTATACGCGCTGGAGCATCTTGTTTTTCTCGTTGCCCCGCCAGTAAGCGCCCGCCACGCTCATGAGTTTGACCGCCTTGATCTTGCCGGTGGAGACCAGGTGCGGCCCCGCGCACAGGTCTACAAAATCCCCCTGGCGGTAAAAGCTGATGACCGCGTCCTCGGGCAGATCGCGGATCAGCTCCACCTTATAGGGTTCGCCCTTTTCCTGCATGAAGGCGATAGCTTCCTCCCGGGGCAGTTCAAAGCGCTCCAGCTTCAGATCCTGCTTGATGATGGCCTGCATTTCCTTTTCGAGGGCGGCCAGATCGTCGGTAGACAGGGTACCGTCCAAATCAAAGTCGTAATAAAAGCCGTTGTCGATAGCCGGGCCGATGGCCAGCTTCGCCTCGGGGTGCAGCTTTTTCATGGCCTGGGCCAGCACGTGGGACGCGGTGTGGCGCATGGTCCAGCGGCCCATATCGTCCGCAAAGGTCAAAAAGGTCACCTTACAATCCTGCTCTAAGGGCGTGGTCAGATCCCGCGTCTCCCCGTCGATCTCCACGGAAAGCGCCTGCCGGGCCAGGCCCGCGCTCAGGCTCTTGGCCACGTCCAGGGCCGAAATGCCCTTTTCAAATTCTCGGGAAGATCCGTCTTTAAAAGTTACCTGAATCATTGTTCCCTCCACCTTTCGTTAAGGCTGGCCGCATCAAAAAAACCTCTGCATCTCATGCTGCGCATGGGACGAGAGGCATTTCTCCCGCGGTTCCACCCAAATTGTCAAAACCACTTTTACGGGCTTAACGCGCCCAAGACGCCCAGCGATCGGGAGTTGGTATTCGCCTTACCGGCCGTACGGAGGCGGCTTGCAGCCCATGGCCCGCCCTCTCTGTTCCGCCGTTGCCGTCGGTTACTTAGGTCTCCTTCGCTTCGCCAGAATCTTCAATATTTATGCTGATTATACGCCCGGGAACAGGCCTTTGTCAAGGCCGGCGGCCCTGCTCGCCCTGCCCTTTCCCGTCCGTGGGCGGGATATTTTTGCGGGGCAGCCGCCCCTTCCGGTGGCGGGGCCGCGCCTTAGGCGGGGCGGCATCCTCCACTTCGGCCTGCGCGCCGGGACGGAACTTTTCCTCTGGCGTTTGCTTGCCGCGCAGCCTGCGGCCAACCACCTTGCGCAGCAGCGCATACAGTACCGAGCACAGCGGCACGCATACCAGCATGCCCACAATGCCAAAGGCGCTGCCCCCGGCGATGACCGCTACCAACACCCACATGGCCGGCAGGCCTACGGAGCTGCCCACCACCCGCGGATAGATCAGGTTCCCCTCGATCTGCTGGAGCACCAGCACGAACACCACGAACCAGAACGCCTGGATCGGGCTGACCATCAGAATCAGCAGCGCCCCGGTAGCCACCGCGATAAACGCGCCGAAGATGGGCACCAGCGCCAGCACGCCGATCAGCACCGAAATCATGCCTGCATAAGGGAAGCCGAAAATCATCATGCCGATAAAGCACAGCGACCCCAATATCGCCGCCTCGGTCACCTGGCCGGAGAGGAACTTGGAGAATATCCGGTTGGAAAGCTGACCGACCTCGATCAGGCCATCCGCCTTTTTCTCGGGCAAGAAGGCATAGGCCAGCTTTTTAAACTGGATGCTGAGCTTCTCCTTTTGCACCAGAATATAGATGGAGAACAGCATCCCCATAAAAAAGGTAAATATGGTATTGACCACCGAAGAGGCTGCGCTAAAGGTGGTATTGACCAGGGCTGTGGCGCTGGAGCGCAGAAATTCCAGCAGGGCGCTGGAGACCTTGGGCCAATCGATGTTGACGTTAGGGATGAAATCCTGATATTCCGGAAAGCGCTCGCCCAGCTCTTTTAACCATTGGCTGACATTGTTCACCGCCTGGGGCACGTAATCGGCGATCTGCATTAGGGTGCTGGCCAGCTGGGGGATGATCAAAAACAGCACGATCACCAATACCGCCAGCACCGCTACCAGCGCCATGACCAGCGCCAGCGGCCGGCGCAGCTTCTGGACCAGGTCGGGATAATGGCGTTTGGGAGAGGCGAACAGGTGCCGCTCAAAAAAACGCATGGGCACATTGAGGATAAAGGCCACGGCGCTTCCAAATATAAAGGGGGATAATATCCCCGTCACCACGGAGAATACCCCGCCCATAGAGCTGATGTTTTGCAGCAGCCAGTACAGCAGGATGCCAAAGGCGATCAGCATCGCCAGCCTTTTCATGTTTGAACGGTTCAGTTCCATCTTGCTCTCCTCACGCATATTGACTCATGTTCACAGTGGGCCGGGGATACCCTTCCCCGCTTATTATTCGATGCCGCGGTATTTTTCCTCCACCTGTGCGACCAGGTAGTCCACCGCCCGGTTAAAGAGCGCCTCGCCCTGGGCGGCGGTCGCCTCCCGCGGGTCACCGTACTGCACAGTAAAATCCGCATTGGGGCGGCCGGCAAAGGCCTCGCCATCCGCCATGCCGTGCGCCTTCATCTCCAGGGGCTGGCCTTTGGGCGGCAGCCGGGTCAGGTCTACCGAATCGGGATGCAGGTACAGCTGCCCCGCGGTCTCCCCCAGCGTGGCGTGCCCCATAGCTAGGTCGGCCATATCCTCCGGCGATAAGGGGAAAATAGCCATGACCGTACTCTCCGTCTCGCCGGTAAACTCCCTTGCCAGCCGCTCCAGCACGGCGCCCTGGTTAGTAGCCCCATGGCCGTTGACCAGCACGATCAGCTTATATCCAAGGGCGACCATCATCCGCAGCTGCTCGCGCACCACCAGAGAAAACACCTCTTCCCTGGCATACATACTCTTAACTGCAAGGCCGGGGAAGTCCATACCGACCACATACTGATCCGTATCCTCAAAGCCCATGTTGTGCAGATCCGCCGGGCTGCGCTCGCGCTCCGTGCCCAAAAACAGGGTGGGCATCACCACGCCGCCGCCCACGCGAGCCGCCTGACGGGCGACCTCCTGGGCCCACAAGGGATCCGTGCCAAAGGGCAGCGCCAGGCCGTGCCACTCCACCGGGCCGATGGGCAGATAGACCACCGATTTTTCCGCCTTGCGCGCCAGCACTTCCTCCGGGCGCATCAACTCATATCGTACCGTCCTCATATTCTTCCCCCCCGTTAAAGCGATCAATCTTTTGGGGCCGATTCCAGACCATCCCGCCCTCAGGGGCGAAAAAGCCCTGTTGGGCCCATCGCTTTCATGATAACATATTCCGGCCGTTTGTCCAACAGCGCTAAAGGCCCGCCGCTTCAATAAAAAAGGCGAAGGCCTTTGTCCGCCTTCGCCCTTTTTAAAATATTCTATCTTACGCATCCCATAATACCACATGTCCTGCCGCGCGCGACCGTGGCACGTCGATCAGCCTCTGGTTGGATGAACCGCGAAAGCGCAGGGAAATATCCTTTTTCGCCTCCACATAGCGCCCGTCCACCAGCACGTCGATCAGCTCCAGCATCGGCGCGGTAGCCTCGCAATGCGGGTGGCTGCCCGGGGTGTGCATCTCCTCCCAGGTAAAGCCGGAAAAGGCCCAGATGGTCTTGTGGGGGTACCGCTGGCGCACCCGGCGCAAAAAGGGCAGCAGCGCCCGCTGGTTCTCCGGCTCAAAGGGCTCCCCGCCCAGCAGGGTCAGCCCGTTGATATGCTCCGGCGCAAGCAGCGCCAGCAGTTCCTCCTCCGTTTCCCCAGTAAAGGGCTGCCCATAGCCAAAATCCCAGGTCTCGGGCTGAAAGCAGTGCTCGCAATGGTTGGTACAGCCCGAAACGAACAGCGTCACCCGCACGCCCTCGCCGTTGGCGATATCGCAGTTTTTAATCTCACCAAAGTGCATGTTCTTCCTCCTCCGGTCAAAAAAGGGGCATCCGCTTGGACGCCCCTTGCCCGCTATTCCCTTTACAGGTGCATCACGCGCTCTTTGATCTCCTGCGTGCGCCCCTGGTTCCAGAACTGCGTACCGATATAGCCACAGGTGCGGCGCGCCACGTTCATCTTATCCTGATCCTGATTGCCGCACTGCGGACAGGTCCACACCAATTTACCATCCTGCTCTACGATCTCGATCTCGCCGTCCCAGCCGCACACCTGGCAATAATCGCTCTTGGTGTTAAGCTCGGCATACATAATATTATCGTAGATAAAGCGGATCACCTGCATCACCGCCTCCAGGTTGTGCTGCATGTTGGGCACCTCTACGTAGCTGATCGCCCCGCCGGGAGACAGCGCCTGGAACTTGGATTCCAGCGCCAGCTTGTCAAAGGCGTTGATCTCCTCGGTCACATGGATATGATAGCTGTTGGTGATATAGCCCTTATCCGTTACGCCCTCGATAATGCCAAAGCGGCGCTGCAGGCATTTGGCAAACTTATACGTGGTGCTCTCCAGCGGCGTGCCATACAGGCTGTAATCGATATTCTCAGCCTTTTTCCACTTGCCGGTATATTCGTTGAGCTTTTCCATGATCTTAAGGCCAAACGCCTCGCCCTCCGGCTCGGTCAGCTTTTTGCCGATCATGGCGTACACGCACTCCCAAAGGCCCGCATAGCCCAGCGAAATCGTAGAGTAGCCGCCGTGGAGCAGTTTATCGATCTTCTCGCCCTTCTTCAACCGGGCCAGCGCGCCATACTGCCACAGGATGGGCGCCACGTCCGATACGGTCCCGGTCAGCCGCTCGTGGCGGCACTGCAGGGCGCGGTGGCAAAGCTCCATGCGCTCGTCAAAAATCTGCCAGAACTTATCCATATCCTTGCCGGCCGAAAGCCCGATATCCACCAGGTTGACCGTGACCACGCCCTGGTTGAACCGGCCATAGTATTTAGGCTTGCCCTCTTCGTCCACAAAGGGCGTCAAAAAGCTGCGGCAGCCCATGCAGGTATAGCACTGGCCATCGCCGTTTTTATCCACCTTGAGCTGCTTCATGATCTTCTCGGAGATATAATCCGGCACCATGCGCTTGGCCGTGCACTTAGCAGCCAGCTCGGTCAGGTAATAGTAGGGCGAATCCGGGTGGATATTGTCCTCTTCCAATACGTAGACCAGCTTGGGGAACGCGGGGGTCACCCACACGCCCTTTTCATTTTTAACGCCCTGATAGCGCTGCTCCAGCGCCTCTTCGATGATCAAGGCCAGGTCCTGCTTCTCCCGCTCATCCTTGGCCTCGCCCAGGTACATAAATACCGTGACAAAGGGCGCCTGGCCGTTGGTGGTCAACAGGGTTACCACCTGGTACTGGATGGTCTGCACCCCGCGGCGCACCTCTTCGCGCAGCCGGTCCTCCACCAAATCGTGGATCTTATTGAGCGGCACATCCACGCCGATGTTTTTGATCTCCTGGAGCACCTGCTGGCGGATCTTCTCCCGGCTGACCTGTACGAAGGGCGCCAGGTGTGCCAGAGAGATCGACTGGCCGCCGTACTGGTTGGAGGCCACCTGGGCGATGATCTGGGTGGCGATGTTGCAAGCCGTGGAAAAGCTGTGCGGCCGCTCGATCAGCGTGCCGGTGATCACCGTGCCGTTTTGCAGCATATCCTCCAGATTCACCAAATCGCAGTTGTGCATGTGCTGGGCATAATAATCGGTATCGTGAAAGTGGATGATGCCCTCATTGTGCGCCTCTACGATCTCCTGCGGCAGCAGGATGCGGTTGGTAATATCGCGCGATACCTCGCCGGCCATATAATCCCGCTGGGTGGAGTTGACCACCGGGTTTTTATTAGCGTTCTCCTGCTTGGCCTCTTCGTTATTGCACTCGATCAGGCTGAGGATCTTATCGTCCGTGGTGTTGGACTGACGCACCAGGGTACGAGTGTAGCGGTAGGTGATATAAGCCTTGGCCACCTCAAAAGCGCCATGGGCCATGATCTGGTGCTCCACCATATCCTGTACCTCTTCTACGCTGGGCGAACGCCCCAGCTGCTCGCAGGAGAGCACGACGCTCTGTGCGATCCGCTGGATCTGCATGGGCGTCATGCGCGCTTTTTCCTCTACCGCTTCATTTGCTTTGCCGATCGCAACCACGATTTTCGTGATGTCAAATACGGCCTCCGAGCCATTTCTCTTGATGATCTTCATAGCTGCATCCCCTTAGGTCTATAGTATTCATTAATGAGCGTATCACTATATATTGTATCTCGAACCGGTATTATAGTAGCATATCTGGTATTTTGTGTCAATTACCCTGAATATCGCTTTAAAACGATTCTCGGCCAACCTCCTCATTCTAGCACGCATTTTCTCGGCATTTCTTCGGTAAAACAAAATATCTTTAGGCTAAAAAATATTTTTTGTTCTTTTTGGC harbors:
- a CDS encoding creatininase family protein — encoded protein: MRTVRYELMRPEEVLARKAEKSVVYLPIGPVEWHGLALPFGTDPLWAQEVARQAARVGGGVVMPTLFLGTERERSPADLHNMGFEDTDQYVVGMDFPGLAVKSMYAREEVFSLVVREQLRMMVALGYKLIVLVNGHGATNQGAVLERLAREFTGETESTVMAIFPLSPEDMADLAMGHATLGETAGQLYLHPDSVDLTRLPPKGQPLEMKAHGMADGEAFAGRPNADFTVQYGDPREATAAQGEALFNRAVDYLVAQVEEKYRGIE
- the nrdD gene encoding anaerobic ribonucleoside-triphosphate reductase, giving the protein MKIIKRNGSEAVFDITKIVVAIGKANEAVEEKARMTPMQIQRIAQSVVLSCEQLGRSPSVEEVQDMVEHQIMAHGAFEVAKAYITYRYTRTLVRQSNTTDDKILSLIECNNEEAKQENANKNPVVNSTQRDYMAGEVSRDITNRILLPQEIVEAHNEGIIHFHDTDYYAQHMHNCDLVNLEDMLQNGTVITGTLIERPHSFSTACNIATQIIAQVASNQYGGQSISLAHLAPFVQVSREKIRQQVLQEIKNIGVDVPLNKIHDLVEDRLREEVRRGVQTIQYQVVTLLTTNGQAPFVTVFMYLGEAKDEREKQDLALIIEEALEQRYQGVKNEKGVWVTPAFPKLVYVLEEDNIHPDSPYYYLTELAAKCTAKRMVPDYISEKIMKQLKVDKNGDGQCYTCMGCRSFLTPFVDEEGKPKYYGRFNQGVVTVNLVDIGLSAGKDMDKFWQIFDERMELCHRALQCRHERLTGTVSDVAPILWQYGALARLKKGEKIDKLLHGGYSTISLGYAGLWECVYAMIGKKLTEPEGEAFGLKIMEKLNEYTGKWKKAENIDYSLYGTPLESTTYKFAKCLQRRFGIIEGVTDKGYITNSYHIHVTEEINAFDKLALESKFQALSPGGAISYVEVPNMQHNLEAVMQVIRFIYDNIMYAELNTKSDYCQVCGWDGEIEIVEQDGKLVWTCPQCGNQDQDKMNVARRTCGYIGTQFWNQGRTQEIKERVMHL
- a CDS encoding AI-2E family transporter gives rise to the protein MELNRSNMKRLAMLIAFGILLYWLLQNISSMGGVFSVVTGILSPFIFGSAVAFILNVPMRFFERHLFASPKRHYPDLVQKLRRPLALVMALVAVLAVLVIVLFLIIPQLASTLMQIADYVPQAVNNVSQWLKELGERFPEYQDFIPNVNIDWPKVSSALLEFLRSSATALVNTTFSAASSVVNTIFTFFMGMLFSIYILVQKEKLSIQFKKLAYAFLPEKKADGLIEVGQLSNRIFSKFLSGQVTEAAILGSLCFIGMMIFGFPYAGMISVLIGVLALVPIFGAFIAVATGALLILMVSPIQAFWFVVFVLVLQQIEGNLIYPRVVGSSVGLPAMWVLVAVIAGGSAFGIVGMLVCVPLCSVLYALLRKVVGRRLRGKQTPEEKFRPGAQAEVEDAAPPKARPRHRKGRLPRKNIPPTDGKGQGEQGRRP
- the nrdG gene encoding anaerobic ribonucleoside-triphosphate reductase activating protein; protein product: MHFGEIKNCDIANGEGVRVTLFVSGCTNHCEHCFQPETWDFGYGQPFTGETEEELLALLAPEHINGLTLLGGEPFEPENQRALLPFLRRVRQRYPHKTIWAFSGFTWEEMHTPGSHPHCEATAPMLELIDVLVDGRYVEAKKDISLRFRGSSNQRLIDVPRSRAAGHVVLWDA